The Mycosarcoma maydis chromosome 13, whole genome shotgun sequence region GGCTGGAGCTGGGGGATACGTTGGATGCGAAAGCGTTGCTGGCCGCTGTGCccgacgtcgacggcgcGTCATAGTCGATGGGGTCGTTGCGGGCTGCGAGCTTGTCGCGAATGTGATTGGGACGGACGCGAGGGTCGCGACCGCTGCCGTAGGAGCTCATGAGCGCAGGAGCGACGCTCGCGGTAGGACCAAGACAAATGACAGTCAAGAATGTGATGCGACGGAGAACTTGGGCGGATGCGCAGTCGTGCGACTCGAACAGGCTTTGGCAAGGTGGGTTGAGTGCAAGACTTGACGGCCATAAAGTTGAAGCTTCGAGAAGGAAGTCGAAAGGGCCGGGGTACGATCGAGGATTACATGCGTTCAAGTGTAGACGATCGAAGGAATGGTAGAGCGCAGGACGATGCTCGATGAACAATAGCCCGAGATAGACAGACAATGTGGTGATGAAAGGATTCACGGATGAGCCGACAAGTGAAACACAAAaatcagaatcgtgaatcacgactgCGTGATGAGCTTGGAAgcatactcgtgactatcACAcgtcgtgaatcgtgaatcgtgaatcgtgaatcgtgaatcgtgattgaatTGACACTTTACTGTACAAGCGAGTCGCGACTGTGTGCTCAGCTTCGTTGAATTTCGATGCAGAatcgcattcacgattgacagtcacgagttcaCCGTACACCGcgcacgattcgcgattgatattcacaattcacgattcgtgattgattcaTTGATTGTTCTGTGCCGTGGTGATTCATTGTGGGTCTGTGGGTCTGTGGGTCTGTGGGTCTGTGGGTCTGTGGATCTGGACGATTAGGTCTTACTTGGTCATTGCACCTCTCGAGCTACACAATGTACTGTAGATTCGCGATTCTATCAACTCGGATAGCGCAGACCAACACAACACGCTTCCAACTCTCGAAACGTAACCAAGagtcgtgactcgtgagtcgtgactGTGCTTCTCTGTCAATCGCGTAaggcactcacgactgtgcaCCTAAGCAACCTCGCGTTCCGTCGCATttacagtcacagagtgattcacgattcgtgattgtgattcgtgattgtgattcgcGGTGCGGTTTTTTGGCACCTTTTTGGCGCCTTAAATTGCGCGTCCTTTTTCACTCGTAACCACCAAGGTTGGAATTTGGGAAACGCGAGTGAGAAAACGGATTCTGCGCCGTCCCGTCACAAGTTATGATTCATAATTCTTATTAGCAAGCAAAGATATAAATCTAATCATATATACAGTACAGTAACaacgaatcaccaatcgcgaatgcaggtcgaattcgtgatggtgAATTTTTCTTCCTTTCAACACAAACAAAAAAAGTCAAGTGGAGAAGATAGAccaaaatcgtgaatcacgaatgtcaaAATGGCGAACCGTTTCGATCATATACCAACCTTTCGCTACCAACACAGGTCGCCTTAACGCTCTGCCAACATTACCATGAAGAAGCCTGTGAAAGAGCGCTACAACGCTAAAGCGCGGCGATCGTCCATAGGAGGCTCTTCCCACAAAAATAAGCGCTCGCTACGTCAACGAGATGCTGACGCTTACGATTCAAACTCTCACCTCATCGTTCCAGGCAGCCAAGAAGATCTTCGCCAAAAGCAAGCAGAACAGCAGCGAAAACAGCTTCTAGAGAACTCTGGTCAAGATGCTTCCGCTCCAATGTCGtcaaagaagcgcaagcgccTCGATGCTTACATTGCCTCTCGTCTCAAAAAGGAACAACGTGTCAAAATCATGGCCAAACTTGCACAAACCTCGGCCGAGATCGATCGCACTGCTCTCaaatcagcagcaacactcGGAACaggaagagcaaagacCATGGAGGAGCGCATAGATACCGCCGGCCAAAAGTCGGATCGCAGCGCCAAACGTACAAGGAGGACCATGCAGGGCGCCGTTATGCAGATTcacgaggatgacgacgatgctgatctGGACGAAATGCACGCCACCAATCATTTCCATCaggatgaggacgacgcAAACTGTACGCCCCCAGAACACATGGAGGACGACGGCCAAGACCATGGACCTGTCGGCGAGGTCGAAGAGGATCCGGAGCGCAGAGCTAGAATCGTTGCTGCCGCTAGTCTGTTTGACAAGTCAAAGCCAgcaggtgctgctgctgcttccacctcaGCCATCTCAGCCGCGTCTACATCTTCCTCTTCAGCTCCAGGACCGGCAACCGCCCTTGCGTCTGCTTACGGTTCCGCTTTAGCAAAAGATGCCAACGGTAACCCGCTCATGCCGGTTATGCGCAAACGAACCAAGAAGCCCAAAACAACCCGAGTCAATGCCGCTACAAGGCTTCAGCAACCTCCCGAAAGCGACTCCAGCTTTGACAGCTCCGAGTCTGAGGCCGAATCCTCATCCAGACCCAATTCTGCCGTGGCTGTCAACGATGATCTCATCGGGCCCGCTCCTCGTGCGTCGCTCTCCAGAAAGAATCAAGAGAAACGATTGGCGCAGACTGTCGACGCCAAGCGAAAAGCCAAAGCTGTGCCATCTGGTCCCGGTTGGGATCAGAAAGACTCTGATGATGAACAAGTTCCTCCTCAGATAGTTccgctcggcgagcagctcgaccaagacaTGGACAATGACGAcgttgatgatgagcaagatgacTCGGATCTTGGCTCAGAAGAGCCCGACacggacgaggacgaagatgcCGTCTTTCTCGAAGCTATGCGTCGCCGAGGTCTGCTCAAAAACGGCGCTACTCTCCTCGACGGTGCGCACCCTTCCACCTCTGCACCAGCTACTCAGTCCAAATCAAAGTCAGAGACGATTGCCAAGGCTAAAGAAGAGCTAAAAGACGGCCAAGGCGAGGCCAGCAGCGGACAAGCTGGCTCAGCTGATCATGACCACGATTCGGCAGAGACttcggacgacgaagaggaatccgacgatgcagaagaagatgaagacgaagaagacgatgacgaagaagacgatgaaAAAGAGGACACAGAAGAATACCGATCTCGTCGAAGAGGTATCGGCACAACCAAGCGCAGCTCCGGCTTCAAGGATTGGGCTCGTGCCGCCCTGGGCATCGGTGGTTCGGCTACCAACGCCCCCCAGCCAAATTCCGCCCAAGGCTTCGATGCCATGGATGCCGAAGCAGACGACACAGCTTACAACCTCGAGCCCGTCGCAGGCTTCAAAATCAAAGTAGGCGACATCATGCCCAAAGACGGTGTCGCACGTGGCCCTCTCGGTCGCGACCAAGAAAACATTAGAGAGCGTTCTGCTTTCGCTGCTCAGCACTACACCGAGCTTGAGGCTGCAAAGGCTTCTCACCCGGACCAATCCACCAAAGCCTTGGCGTCGGCACCCTCGGTGCTTACTCatgtcgaggtggagcgcTCAGAACAGCTCTCTGCAGctcgtttgcgtttgccCGTTGTTGCCGAGGAAGACAACATTGTTCGCACCATCATGGAGAACACCGTCACTGTCATTTGTGGTGAGACGGGTTCCGGTAAGACCACACAGGTACCGCAGTTCCTCTACGAAGCTGCGTTCGGTTCCAAAGGCAGTCTCAACCCAGGCATGATCGGTGTTACTCAACCTCGACGAGTTGCCGCTGTCAGTATGGCTCAGCGAGTCGCCTCGGAACTCAATCTGCCTGCCGATCGCGTCTCACATCAAATCAGGTACGATGCTACTGTAAGCCCCAACACAGCCATCAAATTCATGACCGACGGTGTGTTGCTTCGAGAGCTCGCCACCGATTTCCTCCTCACCAAGTACAGCGTCATCAtggtcgacgaggcgcaCGAACGCAGTATCAACACCGATGTGCTTATCGGCGTGCTCAGTCGTGTCGTCCGCTTACGCGAGAAGCGTTGGCTCGAACGCgttcaagatgctcgaccCCTGCGCCTTGTCATCATGAGTGCTACACTGCGCGTGTCTGACTTTACCGAGAACACAACGCTGTTCGCTTCACCCCCACCCGTTATCAACATTGACGCACGCCAGCATCCCGTAACTGTTCATTTCAACCGCAAGACCGTGCAGGACTACCTCACAGAGTCGGTCAACAAGGCAACCAAGATTCACGCGAGGTTGCCACCCGGTGGTATCCTCATCTTTCTCACAGGTCAGCAGGAAATCACCACGGTGTGCAAaaagctcgagcagcggtTCGGAAGCaaggcgatcgagcagaAGAAAAGGAATCGCGAGCGCGTGCAGGGTCGATCCAAGTATCATCGTTCACAAGACAATCAGCAAGGCGATGATGCAGAGACGCAAGATGCATCGGCTCCGCGTGTCAAGATGACTGCACGCGATGGCGATGTTGAagcggaagaggtggatCTGGGACTGGACCGCGATCTTGCtgccgatgtcgacgacGGCGCCATGGCCGATGAGGCCGATCCGGACGCACTcgacaccgacgacgaagaaTCCGATGTCCGTCACGATGACGACCTTCccgacgagctcaaagaCGACAGCGACGTACCCATGCACATCCTGCCGCTCTACTCGCTTTTGCCGACAGACAAGCAGATGCGTATCTTCGAAGCTCCACCCATCGATACGCGTCTCGTAGTGGTCGCCACCAACGTGGCAGAGACGTCGCTCACCATCCCCAACATTCGCTACGTCATCGACTGTGGTCGATCCAAAGAACGCAAGTACGATCTCACTAGCGGTGTTCAATCGTACGAGGTGTCGTGGATCAGCAAAGCATCGGCTTCGCAGCGAGCAGGTCGTGCTGGCCGAACAGGCCCCGGCCATTGCTACCGACTTTACTCGTCGGCGGTCTACGAAGATCACTTCAGCCAATTCTCGAGCCCGGAGATTTTGCGCACGCCCGTCGACGGACTCGTCCTGTCGATGAAGGCCATGAACATTGACAATGTGGCCAACTTCCCGTTTCCGACGCCGCCGGATCGTGTTGCGCTCAAAAAGGCCGAACAAGTGCTCACCCACCTGGGTGCGCTACAGGCTCCCGAAGTGGCATCGGTGAGTCTGGGCAAGAACAAGCGCAAACTGAATCATGCTCAGGTCACCGAGCTGGGCCGCGATATGACGCTGTTCCCCGTCTCTCCAAGGTACGCCAAGATGCTGGCGCAGGGTCAGCAGCACGGATGCTTGCCATACATTGTTGCTATGGTAGCGGCACTCAGTATCGGCGACCCTTTCATTCGCGAGCAATTGATCGAGGAAGAGTATGGTGATCGTCGACGCACCGCAGAAGCCCAAGACGACGGCAAGGGGGACGACTACGATCGAGCCTTCGGCAAGATGGACGGCGACGAAGACCTGGATGCCGAACTGAAGAATCTCACCAACAGCGAAatgctcgacaaggagaGGCGCAAAGCGCGACGCGCCAAGTACTTTGCCACGATGCGCAAATTTGAGGCGCTGGGAGCAGGCTTGTCCGATACGTTCCGGCTGCTCAGCGTGGTAGGAGCGTACGAATACGCCCGAGGCAGTGTTTCCTTCTGCGACAAAAACTTTCTACGCCCCAAAGCGATGGAAGAGATCCACAAATTGCGGGCACAGCTGTGTAGCCTGATCGCATCCACTTTCCCGGATCTCgccgctgcgctcgccaatCCCAAGTTGGCGCCGCCCAACGAAACACAGCTCAAGGTGATCCGCCAACTCATCGCGTCGGCCTATATCGATCAGGTGGCGGTTCGTGCTGATCTAATTTCCAACGAAAGCGTCgtcgcaagctcgatgATCAACCCAGACGAACGAACGAATCAAATGCTCTTCAAGTTGCGTACCAAGGGCGGAGGCGATCGAATGCAGTCGACTCGCGGAGTACCTTACAAAGCCATGGGCGTACCTGGATTCGCGTTTATCCATCCTACGTCGTCGTTCTACCACATGACGCCTCCGGCTTGGGTGGTGTTCTCCGAGGTACAACGTAGCAACTCGAGATTTGCCAAGACGGGAATCGAGGAGGAGAGCGCCGGCACGGTGTGGCTGAAAACGCTCACGAGAATCAACCCTGTGTGGCTTACAAAGCTGGGTCGGGCATTGTGTACGTTTAGCAGACCGACGCCGGTGGCAGGCGGAGGAGAGCTGGATCGGTTCAAGGCCAACGTTCAGGCGGCGAAGGCGGGAGAGCAGGCGGTGCGAACTGTGCTAGTGACGCCGACGTACGCAGTTGGGAGTGAAAACGATGGCATGGCAGGTGGCTTAGGTTGGCAGTTGCCAGCAATCAAGGCGGAGCAGAGGTTCGTGGATGGTCGATGGGTTCTACATCTTTCATAAAAGTTTATTCAATGCACTTCACGCTTCCTGCCGTCACCGCTTTTGCTCTGCGTGTCGAGTTGTTCGTGGTTTGTGTCTCACAGCTACATCTTGGACTCTTCTGACCAATCCTCGGGCTGCTTGCCCTCAAGCACTTGCAACCCCTTGCTGTCGAACTTGACATTTTCAGCATGCTTGAGCGCTCTCCCGATAAACTTGGTGTGCGAGCCATACGCCAACAGCGCATCTGTCACGGGATGTCTGACCTCCATCCTTGTAAAAGCGAGTGTTTTGCCCATACTGATCACCTCACCGTTGATGTTGACGGTGTCGCCCGTTCCACCGGCACTCTTGACGTAGGTTGTGTTGATGTCTGTGCTGACGCCTGTGGAGTAGAGACCGTGGCTTGCGATGGCAAGCGAGCCGATGGTGTCGGTAAGCGTAGCGATGCAGCCACCGTGGAGGGTGCCGAGACGGTTGAGGTTGTGCGGACCGATCGCAAACGACGCATGGATCAGGCCGGGAGTGGCATGGGTGACGTGCAGTTGCGGAATGGTGACCGAGTCGTGACCGGACGTCGACTGGAAGCCGCGACAGATGCGTTGGACGAAGCGCAGACAGGCAGAGGGCTGGTTCACGGTCATGATCGCTTCGACAATCGAACAGATTGCGCCGTGGTGAGAACGTCTGACGGTACAGAGGCGGCGATGACGGCTTGTCTATGCTGTGGAGAGCAAGTTGtccaagcaccaagcacgaagcgtgaagcgtcAAGGTGACCAAGTGTGAAGGTTGTgggtgttggtctcggcaCACGTCCGTCGtcggattcacgattcacgattcatgattcgtgattgattttttctcgttctcgtccGACATTCGTACAACCTAACATCAAGGTTGCGAAGTTCCCTGTTCCCTCAGCCTGgtttcacgtttcgtgGTTCGGCTGGTTCGGCCGGCTCCGCCGACATGCCTAACATCCGTCCCCGCACTCATCACTTCACGCtttcggcatcgacgtggGGGCACGGCGGCTTGTGCGACATTACCGTGTTCAAGCCCACTGTAATGCTAGCTGCACAAGCTTATTCGGATTCCGCTGCCGCAAGCTACGAATGCAGCgtgagattcgtgatgctTAAGCGGCGCGAGGGGCTGATCAGAGCGCGGTCCGagcgccaatcgtgaatagtgGTGTCCGTTAGCGTACAGAGCAGCGTTCGGACCTTGCGCCAGCTATGAGATGGGGCGTTGCACAGAGGTAGAGCCACTCACGCCCACGTCGCACCGTCGCGTACCGGCCTCATGATCCACAGTCCATCGGGCTCTGTTTGAAATGACGTGGGCTACGGTGATAGCATGGATTCTTGATTTGCTTGCTGATAAGGCCAATGCATTTTTGTGTTTCCGAGGCGCCGCAGCCGGTGGAACTGACCCAATGGCCGTTGATCGTTGCCGGCTGCTTTGAAATAGGCCTCATCCCCCACGCCGTCAAGATAACCGAGGctaaatcgtgaatgggcagcagcgcgtAAAAAACACGTCGAGATATGCATGCAGAGATCAAGATGCCGtggacaatcacgaatc contains the following coding sequences:
- a CDS encoding uncharacterized protein (related to ECM16 - putative DEAH-box RNA helicase), with protein sequence MKKPVKERYNAKARRSSIGGSSHKNKRSLRQRDADAYDSNSHLIVPGSQEDLRQKQAEQQRKQLLENSGQDASAPMSSKKRKRLDAYIASRLKKEQRVKIMAKLAQTSAEIDRTALKSAATLGTGRAKTMEERIDTAGQKSDRSAKRTRRTMQGAVMQIHEDDDDADLDEMHATNHFHQDEDDANCTPPEHMEDDGQDHGPVGEVEEDPERRARIVAAASLFDKSKPAGAAAASTSAISAASTSSSSAPGPATALASAYGSALAKDANGNPLMPVMRKRTKKPKTTRVNAATRLQQPPESDSSFDSSESEAESSSRPNSAVAVNDDLIGPAPRASLSRKNQEKRLAQTVDAKRKAKAVPSGPGWDQKDSDDEQVPPQIVPLGEQLDQDMDNDDVDDEQDDSDLGSEEPDTDEDEDAVFLEAMRRRGLLKNGATLLDGAHPSTSAPATQSKSKSETIAKAKEELKDGQGEASSGQAGSADHDHDSAETSDDEEESDDAEEDEDEEDDDEEDDEKEDTEEYRSRRRGIGTTKRSSGFKDWARAALGIGGSATNAPQPNSAQGFDAMDAEADDTAYNLEPVAGFKIKVGDIMPKDGVARGPLGRDQENIRERSAFAAQHYTELEAAKASHPDQSTKALASAPSVLTHVEVERSEQLSAARLRLPVVAEEDNIVRTIMENTVTVICGETGSGKTTQVPQFLYEAAFGSKGSLNPGMIGVTQPRRVAAVSMAQRVASELNLPADRVSHQIRYDATVSPNTAIKFMTDGVLLRELATDFLLTKYSVIMVDEAHERSINTDVLIGVLSRVVRLREKRWLERVQDARPLRLVIMSATLRVSDFTENTTLFASPPPVINIDARQHPVTVHFNRKTVQDYLTESVNKATKIHARLPPGGILIFLTGQQEITTVCKKLEQRFGSKAIEQKKRNRERVQGRSKYHRSQDNQQGDDAETQDASAPRVKMTARDGDVEAEEVDLGLDRDLAADVDDGAMADEADPDALDTDDEESDVRHDDDLPDELKDDSDVPMHILPLYSLLPTDKQMRIFEAPPIDTRLVVVATNVAETSLTIPNIRYVIDCGRSKERKYDLTSGVQSYEVSWISKASASQRAGRAGRTGPGHCYRLYSSAVYEDHFSQFSSPEILRTPVDGLVLSMKAMNIDNVANFPFPTPPDRVALKKAEQVLTHLGALQAPEVASVSLGKNKRKLNHAQVTELGRDMTLFPVSPRYAKMLAQGQQHGCLPYIVAMVAALSIGDPFIREQLIEEEYGDRRRTAEAQDDGKGDDYDRAFGKMDGDEDLDAELKNLTNSEMLDKERRKARRAKYFATMRKFEALGAGLSDTFRLLSVVGAYEYARGSVSFCDKNFLRPKAMEEIHKLRAQLCSLIASTFPDLAAALANPKLAPPNETQLKVIRQLIASAYIDQVAVRADLISNESVVASSMINPDERTNQMLFKLRTKGGGDRMQSTRGVPYKAMGVPGFAFIHPTSSFYHMTPPAWVVFSEVQRSNSRFAKTGIEEESAGTVWLKTLTRINPVWLTKLGRALCTFSRPTPVAGGGELDRFKANVQAAKAGEQAVRTVLVTPTYAVGSENDGMAGGLGWQLPAIKAEQRFVDGRWVLHLS